In Lactococcus paracarnosus, a genomic segment contains:
- a CDS encoding DUF4176 domain-containing protein, translating to MSKELVGKFLPLGSMLKLKGTEDDNLLYFVVARAIKENEAAEIVPRYKVAPHPYGDIPTKAVFSIESTQINEVLFEAYEDEQDKTFLDDLIYQIRHAPKQAVKQEQETEIGKVDKLSEANERELLIQDPFYKFRKR from the coding sequence ATGAGCAAAGAACTTGTAGGAAAATTTCTTCCTTTGGGAAGTATGTTGAAATTAAAAGGAACAGAAGATGATAACTTGCTTTACTTCGTGGTTGCACGTGCAATAAAAGAAAATGAAGCAGCAGAAATCGTTCCACGTTATAAAGTGGCACCTCATCCATATGGGGATATCCCAACCAAAGCGGTATTTTCTATCGAATCTACTCAGATTAATGAAGTTTTGTTTGAAGCCTACGAGGATGAACAAGATAAGACTTTCTTAGATGACTTAATATATCAGATAAGGCATGCACCTAAACAAGCAGTGAAGCAAGAACAAGAAACAGAAATAGGCAAGGTGGATAAGCTCTCAGAAGCAAATGAAAGAGAGCTATTGATTCAAGACCCATTTTATAAATTTAGAAAGAGGTAA